One genomic segment of Brassica napus cultivar Da-Ae chromosome A3, Da-Ae, whole genome shotgun sequence includes these proteins:
- the LOC106438633 gene encoding replication stress response regulator SDE2-like, which produces MADQSPKPLQLFVRLLNGKSITVAFSSPLAYGDQIKQRIFDHTHIPTHLQRLICGGYQISDESTVSQPDATVNLVLSLRGGKGGFGSLLRGAATKAGQKKTNNFDACRDMSGRRLRHVNAEKRLEEWKEGEEERKLERLAEEFLKKQASKVKEGVGNGATQKYVKRYREESDKCIEAVDLALKESFMSGKRKGKIGVESEKSKRLKIWKGKRAVDASDSDESSDDEDEKEKNNGSQVESSGSGMAGAHDGDSSGKDVVVVHQSSDVLKGETTAGVQVINEGKVDDLLVGAMVQTEKEDNLYKDAEKNLVEVACETVVDVKNQGNDSEVKQEGVAGETETVDAMCCKRVEPLNFADFSSAKDMEVMGMERLKTELQSHGLKCGGTLQERAARLFLLKSTPLDKLPKKLLAKK; this is translated from the exons ATGGCGGATCAGAGCCCTAAGCCGTTGCAGTTATTCGTTAGGCTACTCAACGGAAAATCGATAACCGTAGCTTTCTCCTCTCCCTTAGCCTATGGCGACCAGATCAAGCAGCGGATCTTCGACCACACTCACATCCCGACGCATCTCCAGCGGCTGATCTGCGGAGGCTACCAGATCTCCGACGAGTCCACCGTCTCTCAACCCGACGCCACCGTAAACCTCGTCCTCTCCCTCCGCGGAGGCAAAGGAGGATTCGGCTCCTTGCTTCGAGGCGCAGCCACCAAGGCGGGGCAGAAGAAGACGAACAACTTCGACGCGTGTAGGGATATGAGCGGACGGAGGCTGAGGCACGTGAACGCGGAGAAGAGGCTCGAGGAGTGGAAGGAAGGTGAGGAGGAGAGGAAGCTTGAGAGGTTGGCTGAGGAGTTTCTTAAGAAGCAGGCGAGTAAAGTGAAGGAAGGTGTTGGGAATGGAGCTACGCAGAAGTATGTGAAGAGGTATAGGGAGGAGTCTGATAAGTGTATTGAGGCTGTGGATTTGGCTTTGAAAGAGTCTTTTATGAGTGGGAAGAGGAAGGGGAAGATTGGTGTAGAGTCTGAGAAGTCAAAGCGACTCAAGATATG GAAGGGAAAGAGAGCAGTTGATGCTAGTGACAGTGATGAAAGCAGCGACGACGAGGAcgagaaagagaaaaacaatGGTAGCCAAGTTGAGAGCTCAGGCTCGGGTATGGCTGGAGCACATGATGGTGATTCTTCTGGTAAAGACGTTGTAGTAGTACATCAAAGTTCAGATGTACTTAAGGGAGAAACCACTGCTGGTGTTCAAGTGATTAACGAAGGAAAAGTGGATGATTTACTTGTTGGTGCAATGGTTCAGACTGAAAAGgaagataatttatataaagaCGCAGAAAAGAATCTGGTGGAAGTAGCTTGTGAAACGGTTGTAGATGTTAAGAATCAAGGCAATGATTCTGAAGTTAAGCAAGAAGGAGTTGCTGGAGAAACAGAGACTGTTGATGCAATGTGTTGCAAACGTGTTGAACCACTTAACTTTGCTGACTTCAGTTCAGCAAAAGATATGGAG GTTATGGGGATGGAAAGACTAAAGACAGAGCTTCAGTCACATGGACTGAAATGCGGAGGGACACTGCAAGAGCGGGCTGCAAGGCTCTTCTTACTTAAGTCGACACCATTAGATAAGCTTCCAAAGAAGTTGCTGGCGAAGAAATGA
- the LOC125606946 gene encoding uncharacterized protein LOC125606946, translating into MSLDAGGAPCRRRRLLRRSASASLLFFCSIFVSSFSISFCNSLIPVLSMDTYGSSRQPASPPPRFNPRRSLDGLSHSRPPISSTEYMSGSPSVVSFLLSPPLPSAPRRQVSPVCRFESIRSELHSVVDLLRSSSDTLTSTPPQSLTLHLAVLKAPTHFLIWSHRSHRNGFNTSSPSPTHLWFPLWYRFAIHRCISPSLNRYAASPTIEASIVKFSSKATTAQKIHSSSTDGITPLSLVAGSIVQECGFARFSRYYVTAASPLHYAVSSIDGSSHSQLYGPVQECGLASSSCCYVIAAPPSHYAVSSIDGSSQSQPYSAPIPILVAETIVQEGGHARFARFYVIVASPSHYAVSSIDGSSQSHLCDFPTGAVIFYGVSRNSCFQNPLVGLFNVDFDLCAFLRTRALGLQVKCLYGSLLSLATSIFRHVLVIFVYQFIVENLSSCNRLNPLGL; encoded by the exons ATGTCTCTTGACGCCGGCGGTGCCCCTTGCCGTCGGCGTCGACTCCTCCGCCGCTCTGCTTCcgcttctcttcttttcttttgctCCATTTTCGTTTCAAGCTTCAGCATCTCTTTCTGCAACTCGTTGATTCCGGTTCTTTCCATGGATACGTACGGTTCTTCTCGACAGCCCGCGTCACCACCGCCTCGTTTCAACCCTCGGAGATCTCTCGACGGGCTCAGTCATTCGAGGCCTCCCATCTCGTCGACGGAGTACATGTCGGGGTCACCGTCTGTCGTCTCTTTTCTACTGTCTCCGCCGCTCCCTTCCGCTCCTCGCCGCCAAGTCTCCCCTGTCTGTCGATTTGAATCCATCAGATCTGAACTCCACTCCGTCGTAGATCTACTCCGGTCCTCCTCCGACACTCTCACCTCGACGCCACCGCAGTCTCTCACCCTTCATCTCGCGGTGTTAAAAGCTCCGACTCACTTTCTTATATGGAGTCACCGCTCACATCGAAACGGTTTTAACACCTCGTCACCATCTCCAACACATTTGTGGTTTCCTCTTTGGTATAGATTCGCGATTCACCGCTGCATCTCACCGTCTCTGAACCGGTATGCCGCTTCACCAACCATCG AAGCTTCCATAGTGAAGTTTTCGTCTAAAGCTACGACCGCTCAAAAGATCCATAGCTCTTCAACGGACGGTATAACGCCTCTTTCCCTTGTCGCTGGATCTATTGTGCAAGAGTGTGGATTCGCCAGATTTTCTCGATACTATGTTACTGCTGCGTCTCCATTACATTATGCCGTCTCAAGCATCGACGGTTCTTCACATAGTCAGCTCTACGGTCCTGTGCAAGAGTGTGGACTCGCCAGTTCTTCATGTTGTTACGTTATCGCTGCGCCTCCATCACACTACGCCGTCTCAAGCATCGACGGTTCTTCACAGAGTCAGCCCTATAGTGCCCCCATCCCTATCCTTGTCGCAGAAACTATTGTGCAAGAGGGTGGACACGCCAGATTTGCTCGTTTCTATGTCATTGTTGCGTCTCCATCACATTATGCCGTCTCAAGCATCGACGGTTCTTCACAGAGTCATCTCTGCGACTTTCCCACCGGAGCTGTTATCTTCTATGGAGTTTCCCGGAACTCTTGCTTTCAAAACCCATTAGTTGGGCTATTCAACGTCGATTTCGACTTATGTGCGTTTCTTCGAACGCGAGCTTTAGGACTACAAGTGAAGTGTCTCTATGGGTCTCTTCTCTCCTTAGCCACATCTATCTTTCGACATGTTTTAGTTATTTTCGTCTATCAGTTTATCGTCGAGAATCTCTCCAGTTGTAATCGACTTAACCCATTGGgtctttaa